Proteins encoded in a region of the Geobacillus genomosp. 3 genome:
- the dxs gene encoding 1-deoxy-D-xylulose-5-phosphate synthase, whose product MDLTKIEHPRVLKAMSVPELKQLSADIRRFLIEKLSKTGGHIGPNLGVVELTVALHREFDSPKDKLIWDVGHQSYVHKILTGRAAEFDTLRQYKGLSGFPKRSESEHDVWETGHSSTSLSAAMGMAIARDLKGTGEYIVPIIGDGALTGGMALEALNHIGHEKTDMIVILNDNEMSIAPNVGALHNILGRLRTAGKYQWVKDELELLLKRIPAVGGKLAATAERLKDSLKYLLVSGVFFEELGFTYLGPVDGHDFDDLFENLRYAKKMKGPVLVHVITKKGKGYSPAENDKVGTWHGTGPYKIETGTFVKAKEAGPSWSALVSETVRRLARTDPRIVAITPAMPVGSKLEGFASEFPDRMFDVGIAEQHATTLAAGLATQGMKPFLAIYSTFLQRAYDQVVHDVCRQNLNVFFAIDRAGLVGADGETHQGVFDIAFLRHVPNLVLMMPKDENEGQHMVYTAIRYDGGPIAMRFPRGNGLGVPLDEELKEIPIGTWEVLRDGNDAAILTFGTTVSMALEASDQLAKDGVSVKVVNARFLKPMDEAMLLELLESRLPILTIEEAVLQGGFGSAVLEFAHDHGYHQAVIERMGIPDRFIEHGGVSELLREIGLTAAHVADRIKTIMPRKQKRA is encoded by the coding sequence TTGGATTTAACGAAAATTGAACATCCGCGCGTATTAAAAGCGATGTCCGTTCCAGAACTGAAACAGTTAAGCGCCGATATTCGGCGGTTTTTAATTGAAAAGCTGTCCAAAACGGGAGGGCACATCGGCCCGAATCTAGGAGTCGTCGAGCTGACGGTCGCTTTGCACCGGGAGTTTGACAGCCCGAAAGACAAACTCATTTGGGATGTCGGGCATCAATCGTACGTGCATAAAATTTTGACGGGGCGCGCCGCTGAATTCGATACGCTCCGTCAGTATAAAGGGTTGTCCGGATTCCCGAAGCGGAGCGAAAGCGAGCATGACGTCTGGGAAACGGGCCATAGCTCAACGTCGCTGTCGGCCGCGATGGGCATGGCGATCGCCCGCGATTTAAAAGGGACGGGTGAATATATTGTGCCGATCATCGGTGATGGGGCGTTAACCGGCGGCATGGCGCTTGAGGCGCTCAACCATATCGGCCATGAAAAAACGGATATGATCGTCATTTTAAATGACAACGAAATGTCGATCGCCCCGAACGTCGGGGCGCTGCACAACATTCTCGGCCGGCTGCGCACCGCCGGCAAATACCAATGGGTGAAAGATGAGCTCGAGCTGTTGCTCAAGCGCATCCCGGCGGTCGGCGGCAAGCTGGCGGCCACGGCCGAACGTTTGAAAGACAGCTTAAAATATTTGCTCGTTTCCGGTGTGTTTTTTGAAGAGCTCGGGTTTACGTATTTAGGCCCGGTTGACGGCCACGATTTTGATGATCTGTTCGAGAATTTGCGTTATGCGAAGAAGATGAAAGGACCGGTGCTTGTTCATGTGATCACGAAAAAAGGGAAAGGCTACAGCCCGGCGGAAAACGACAAAGTCGGGACGTGGCATGGCACCGGCCCGTACAAAATCGAAACCGGCACATTTGTGAAGGCGAAGGAAGCCGGGCCGTCGTGGAGTGCCCTTGTCAGTGAAACGGTGCGCCGGCTCGCGCGCACGGATCCGCGCATCGTCGCCATTACGCCGGCGATGCCGGTCGGCTCGAAGCTTGAAGGGTTTGCGAGCGAATTTCCGGACCGGATGTTTGATGTCGGCATCGCCGAGCAGCATGCGACGACGTTGGCGGCTGGGTTGGCGACGCAAGGAATGAAACCGTTTTTGGCCATTTATTCAACGTTTTTGCAGCGCGCGTACGACCAAGTCGTCCATGATGTATGCCGGCAAAACTTAAACGTCTTTTTCGCCATCGACCGCGCCGGGCTTGTCGGCGCCGACGGCGAAACGCATCAAGGGGTGTTTGACATTGCCTTTTTGCGCCATGTGCCAAACTTGGTGCTGATGATGCCAAAAGATGAAAATGAAGGCCAGCACATGGTGTATACGGCCATCCGCTACGACGGCGGGCCGATCGCCATGCGTTTTCCGCGTGGGAACGGGCTTGGCGTGCCGCTCGATGAAGAGCTAAAAGAAATTCCGATCGGCACGTGGGAAGTGCTGCGCGATGGCAACGATGCGGCGATCTTGACATTTGGAACAACAGTTTCCATGGCGCTTGAGGCGTCCGACCAACTGGCGAAAGACGGCGTGTCGGTCAAAGTCGTCAACGCCCGCTTTTTGAAGCCGATGGATGAAGCGATGCTTCTTGAACTGCTCGAGAGCCGTCTGCCGATATTAACGATTGAAGAGGCGGTATTGCAAGGCGGTTTTGGCAGCGCTGTGCTCGAATTTGCTCATGATCATGGCTATCACCAAGCGGTTATTGAACGGATGGGCATCCCTGACCGCTTTATCGAGCACGGAGGCGTCAGCGAGCTGCTGCGCGAAATTGGGCTGACGGCAGCCCATGTCGCTGACCGCATTAAAACGATCATGCCAAGAAAACAAAAAAGGGCTTGA
- a CDS encoding polyprenyl synthetase family protein — protein sequence MAQFQIEQFLNEQKQAVEAALSRYIARLRGPETLKKAMAYSLEAGGKRIRPLLLLSTVQALGQNPGIGLPVACAIEMIHTYSLIHDDLPSMDNDDLRRGKPTNHKVFGEAMAILAGDGLLTYAFQLIAEINDERVPPAIRVQLITQLAKAAGPEGMVAGQVADMEGEGKTLALAELEYIHRHKTGKMLQYSVHAGALLGGANAAQMQELDAFAAHLGLAFQIRDDILDIEGTEEKIGKRVGSDRENNKATYPGLLSLAGAKEKLAFHIDAAKHHLQQAGIDGAVLAYICELVAVRDH from the coding sequence TTGGCGCAGTTTCAGATCGAACAATTTTTAAACGAGCAAAAACAGGCTGTGGAGGCAGCATTGTCGCGCTACATTGCGCGGCTTCGCGGTCCGGAGACGTTGAAAAAGGCGATGGCCTACTCGCTTGAAGCCGGCGGCAAGCGCATTCGCCCGCTCTTGTTGTTGTCAACGGTACAAGCGCTCGGTCAAAACCCGGGGATCGGCTTGCCGGTGGCTTGCGCCATTGAAATGATCCATACGTATTCGCTCATCCATGACGATTTGCCGAGCATGGACAATGACGATTTACGGCGCGGCAAGCCCACGAACCATAAAGTGTTCGGCGAGGCGATGGCGATTTTGGCGGGGGACGGGCTGTTGACGTATGCATTTCAATTGATCGCCGAGATCAATGATGAACGCGTGCCCCCGGCCATCCGGGTGCAGTTGATCACGCAGCTGGCGAAAGCGGCCGGTCCGGAAGGCATGGTGGCCGGACAAGTGGCCGATATGGAAGGAGAGGGGAAAACGCTGGCGCTGGCAGAGCTCGAATATATCCATCGGCATAAAACCGGAAAAATGCTGCAATATAGCGTGCACGCCGGGGCGCTGCTCGGCGGCGCCAACGCCGCGCAAATGCAAGAGCTTGACGCATTTGCCGCCCATTTAGGCCTCGCTTTTCAAATTCGCGACGATATTCTGGATATTGAAGGGACGGAAGAAAAAATCGGCAAACGGGTCGGCAGCGACCGTGAAAACAATAAGGCCACGTACCCGGGATTGCTGTCGCTTGCCGGCGCAAAAGAAAAACTGGCGTTTCATATTGATGCGGCGAAACATCATTTGCAACAAGCCGGCATTGATGGCGCCGTGCTTGCCTATATTTGCGAACTTGTTGCTGTCCGTGACCACTAA
- a CDS encoding exodeoxyribonuclease VII small subunit — translation MSEEKEMTFEEAMKQLEAIVEKLEEGNVPLEDAIAFFQEGMKLSKLCHDKLQHVEKQLEYMLREDGELVPFSPEEA, via the coding sequence ATGAGCGAAGAAAAAGAAATGACGTTCGAAGAGGCAATGAAACAGTTGGAAGCGATCGTCGAAAAACTGGAGGAAGGAAACGTGCCGCTTGAAGATGCGATTGCCTTTTTCCAAGAAGGGATGAAACTGTCGAAGCTTTGTCATGATAAATTGCAGCACGTTGAAAAGCAGCTCGAGTATATGTTGCGCGAAGACGGCGAGCTTGTCCCTTTTTCGCCAGAGGAGGCGTGA
- the xseA gene encoding exodeoxyribonuclease VII large subunit, which produces MEVKYVTVGALTKYIKRKFDVDPHLRDLWIKGEISNFKQHSRGHMYFTLKDSQARIAAVMFAGYNQHLPFRPEDGMNVLARGEISVYEPNGNYQLYVKEMQPEGIGRLYLAYEQLKQRLEAEGLFSPAHKKPLPAFPRCVGVVTSPTGAAVRDIMTTIRRRYPLAKVILFPALVQGDGAAPSIVRAIERANEFGGVDVLIVGRGGGSIEELWAFNEEIVARAIFASHVPVISAVGHETDFTIADFVADLRAPTPTAAAELAVPHIGELAERLAERKWRLIRAVKERLAANQERLKRLQASYAFRYPKRLYEQKEQQLDALLERLARQRERLIDKKRQRLRELHLRLWRHHPETELGRMKERQKAAAGALEKAMRTALERHAFRFHSHVARLEALSPLRIMERGYSLVYNERHELVKRIGQLQVGERLSIRVQDGQVDCQVTGVEEKTT; this is translated from the coding sequence GTGGAAGTCAAATATGTCACTGTCGGAGCGCTCACGAAATACATTAAGCGCAAATTTGACGTTGATCCGCATTTGCGCGATTTATGGATCAAGGGCGAGATTTCGAACTTTAAGCAACATTCGCGCGGCCATATGTATTTTACGTTAAAAGACAGCCAAGCGCGCATCGCCGCAGTCATGTTCGCCGGCTACAACCAACATTTGCCATTCCGTCCTGAAGACGGAATGAACGTGCTCGCGCGAGGGGAAATTTCCGTCTATGAGCCAAACGGCAACTACCAGCTATATGTGAAGGAAATGCAGCCGGAAGGCATCGGCCGCCTGTATTTGGCGTATGAGCAGCTGAAGCAGCGGCTTGAAGCGGAAGGACTGTTTTCGCCGGCTCACAAAAAGCCGCTGCCGGCGTTTCCGCGCTGTGTCGGTGTTGTCACATCGCCGACCGGGGCGGCGGTGCGCGATATTATGACGACGATTCGCCGCCGCTACCCGCTTGCCAAAGTCATTTTATTTCCGGCGCTCGTGCAAGGGGACGGGGCAGCGCCGTCGATCGTGCGCGCCATCGAGCGGGCGAACGAGTTCGGCGGGGTTGATGTGCTCATTGTCGGCCGCGGCGGAGGCTCGATCGAAGAGCTGTGGGCGTTTAATGAAGAAATCGTTGCCCGTGCTATTTTTGCTTCCCATGTTCCGGTCATTTCCGCCGTCGGCCATGAGACCGATTTTACGATCGCCGATTTTGTGGCGGATTTACGCGCGCCGACGCCAACGGCGGCAGCGGAGCTGGCGGTGCCGCACATCGGGGAGCTGGCTGAACGGCTCGCCGAGCGGAAATGGCGGCTCATCCGCGCCGTGAAAGAGCGGCTTGCCGCCAATCAGGAGCGGCTTAAACGGCTGCAGGCGTCGTATGCTTTTCGCTATCCGAAGCGGCTGTATGAGCAAAAAGAGCAACAGCTTGACGCGTTGCTTGAGCGGCTTGCCCGCCAGCGTGAACGGCTGATCGATAAAAAGCGCCAGCGGTTGCGCGAACTGCACTTGAGATTATGGCGCCATCATCCGGAGACGGAGCTCGGGCGGATGAAAGAGCGGCAAAAAGCGGCCGCCGGCGCGCTCGAAAAAGCGATGCGCACCGCTTTGGAGCGCCATGCGTTCCGCTTTCATTCCCACGTTGCGCGCCTTGAAGCGCTCAGTCCCCTTCGCATCATGGAACGCGGGTACAGTTTAGTGTACAACGAGCGGCACGAGCTTGTGAAACGGATCGGCCAGCTTCAAGTCGGCGAGCGTCTGTCCATCCGGGTTCAAGACGGACAAGTTGATTGTCAAGTAACGGGAGTGGAGGAGAAAACGACATGA
- the folD gene encoding bifunctional methylenetetrahydrofolate dehydrogenase/methenyltetrahydrofolate cyclohydrolase FolD, translating into MTAQIISGTELAKTIRTGLADEAAKLKANGIEPGLAVILVGDDPASRSYVKGKQKACAEIGIHSFLYTYPATISEEELLAKIRGLNADPAVHGILVQLPLPDHIREWSVIETIAPEKDVDGFHPINVGKMVIGQPAFLPCTPHGVLMMVKSAGIDIVGKHVVVVGRSNIVGKPVGQLFLREHATVTYAHSKTPDLPAVTRQADILIVAVGKARIIGPEHVKPGAVVIDVGVNRLESGKLCGDVDFDTVKEVAGFMTPVPGGVGPMTITMLLHNTIEAARQLAAK; encoded by the coding sequence ATGACAGCACAAATCATTAGCGGAACGGAATTGGCAAAAACGATTCGCACCGGGTTGGCGGATGAAGCGGCAAAGTTAAAGGCAAATGGTATCGAACCGGGACTGGCCGTCATTCTTGTCGGCGACGACCCGGCGTCACGCTCGTATGTGAAAGGAAAACAAAAAGCGTGCGCCGAAATCGGCATTCACTCATTCCTTTACACATATCCGGCTACGATCAGTGAAGAAGAGCTGCTCGCCAAAATCCGCGGGCTGAACGCCGATCCGGCCGTGCACGGCATTTTAGTGCAATTGCCGCTGCCGGATCATATTCGTGAATGGTCGGTCATTGAAACGATTGCCCCGGAAAAAGATGTCGACGGATTCCACCCGATCAATGTCGGAAAAATGGTGATCGGCCAGCCGGCGTTCCTTCCGTGCACCCCGCATGGCGTACTCATGATGGTCAAGTCTGCCGGCATCGATATCGTCGGAAAACATGTTGTCGTTGTCGGACGCAGCAACATCGTCGGCAAACCGGTCGGCCAACTGTTTTTGCGTGAGCATGCGACCGTCACCTACGCGCATTCGAAAACACCGGATTTGCCGGCCGTCACGCGCCAGGCCGACATTTTAATCGTCGCGGTCGGCAAGGCGCGCATAATCGGCCCGGAACACGTCAAACCGGGCGCAGTCGTCATTGATGTCGGCGTCAACCGGCTTGAGAGCGGTAAATTGTGCGGCGATGTCGATTTTGACACCGTAAAAGAAGTAGCCGGCTTCATGACGCCGGTGCCGGGAGGGGTCGGGCCAATGACGATTACGATGCTTTTGCACAATACGATCGAAGCGGCCCGGCAACTTGCTGCGAAGTGA
- the nusB gene encoding transcription antitermination factor NusB translates to MKRHEAREKALQALFQIDVGHIPPDEAVGNVAGSGEVDPFLRQLVFGVVEHQEEIDGLLRSNLEKWALERVANVDRAILRMATYEMKYVDDVPVSVSLDEAVELAKKFGDWKSGSFVNGVLSKVKAALQQ, encoded by the coding sequence ATGAAGCGACATGAAGCGCGGGAAAAGGCGCTGCAGGCGCTGTTCCAAATCGATGTTGGCCACATTCCTCCGGATGAGGCGGTCGGCAATGTGGCAGGAAGCGGTGAAGTGGACCCGTTTTTGCGCCAGCTCGTATTCGGTGTCGTCGAGCACCAGGAGGAAATTGATGGGCTGCTGCGCTCGAATTTGGAAAAATGGGCGCTCGAGCGGGTCGCCAATGTTGACCGGGCTATTTTGCGCATGGCGACGTATGAAATGAAATATGTCGATGACGTACCAGTGAGCGTCAGCCTTGATGAAGCGGTCGAGCTGGCGAAAAAATTCGGCGATTGGAAATCCGGGAGTTTTGTCAACGGCGTGCTTTCCAAAGTGAAAGCGGCGTTGCAACAATAA
- a CDS encoding Asp23/Gls24 family envelope stress response protein, with amino-acid sequence MSEHVFEPDQEYAGLGKVEIAPEVIEVIAGIAASEVDGLAQMRGNFAAGVAERFGKKHHGKGVKVDLRDDGVVIDLYCLVQFGASIPNVAKKVQENVRQALWNMTGLETSEVNVHIVGIQFETGKPEQDAVEQR; translated from the coding sequence ATGTCTGAACATGTGTTTGAACCCGACCAAGAGTATGCGGGCCTTGGCAAAGTCGAAATCGCGCCGGAAGTGATTGAAGTGATCGCCGGCATCGCGGCGAGCGAGGTCGACGGCCTCGCGCAAATGCGCGGCAATTTCGCCGCCGGTGTTGCGGAACGGTTCGGCAAAAAGCATCACGGCAAAGGCGTCAAAGTCGATTTGCGCGACGACGGCGTCGTGATCGACCTTTACTGCCTCGTCCAGTTTGGCGCGTCGATTCCGAACGTGGCGAAAAAAGTGCAAGAAAACGTACGCCAGGCGCTTTGGAACATGACTGGCCTTGAGACGAGCGAAGTGAACGTGCACATTGTCGGCATCCAGTTTGAAACCGGAAAGCCGGAGCAAGATGCGGTGGAACAACGGTAA
- the accC gene encoding acetyl-CoA carboxylase biotin carboxylase subunit, with translation MIKKVLVANRGEIAVRIIRACRELGIETVAVFSQADRDALHVQLADEAYCIGPTASKDSYLNFTNIMSVATLTGCDAIHPGYGFLAENEAFAELCRECNVTFIGPSPEAITKMGIKDIARETMREAGVPVVPGSRGVIESLDEARAIAAEIGYPVIIKATAGGGGKGIRVARNEEELVKGINITQQEAATAFGNPGVYIEKYIEDFRHVEIQVLADSYGNTIHLGERDCSIQRRLQKLVEEAPSPALDDEMRQQMGEAAVKAAKAVNYTGAGTVEFIYDHRNKQFYFMEMNTRIQVEHPVTELITGVDLVKEQIRIASGEKLSLAQEDVVFNGWSIECRINAENPEKNFMPSPGKIAMYLPPGGPGVRVDSAAYPGYMIPPYYDSMIAKLIVHAPTREEAIARMRRALGEFVIEGVHTTIPFHIKLMEHEKFQSGEFNTKFLELYDIMKAE, from the coding sequence ATGATCAAAAAAGTGTTAGTGGCAAACCGCGGGGAAATCGCCGTCCGTATTATCCGCGCTTGCCGCGAGCTCGGCATTGAGACGGTCGCCGTCTTTTCGCAAGCCGACCGCGACGCCTTGCATGTGCAGCTCGCGGATGAGGCGTACTGCATCGGACCGACCGCTTCAAAAGACAGCTATTTAAATTTCACGAACATCATGAGCGTAGCCACGCTAACCGGTTGTGACGCCATCCATCCGGGCTATGGGTTTTTGGCGGAGAATGAGGCGTTTGCCGAGCTGTGCCGCGAGTGCAACGTCACGTTTATCGGCCCAAGCCCGGAAGCGATTACAAAAATGGGCATTAAAGACATCGCGCGTGAGACGATGCGCGAAGCTGGGGTGCCGGTCGTACCCGGCTCGCGCGGCGTCATTGAAAGCCTTGATGAGGCGCGGGCGATCGCCGCAGAGATCGGCTACCCGGTCATCATTAAAGCAACAGCCGGCGGTGGCGGGAAAGGGATTCGCGTCGCCCGCAATGAAGAAGAGCTCGTCAAAGGCATCAACATCACCCAGCAAGAGGCAGCAACAGCGTTTGGCAACCCGGGCGTCTATATTGAAAAATACATCGAAGATTTCCGTCATGTCGAAATTCAAGTGCTCGCTGATTCGTACGGCAATACGATCCATCTTGGCGAACGCGACTGCTCGATCCAGCGCCGGCTGCAAAAACTTGTCGAGGAAGCGCCGTCGCCGGCGCTCGATGACGAGATGCGCCAACAGATGGGCGAAGCGGCGGTCAAGGCGGCAAAAGCGGTCAATTACACGGGCGCCGGCACAGTGGAATTTATTTATGACCACCGGAACAAGCAGTTTTACTTCATGGAGATGAATACGCGCATTCAAGTCGAGCATCCGGTCACCGAGCTGATTACCGGCGTCGATTTAGTAAAAGAGCAAATCCGCATCGCGTCCGGCGAAAAGCTGTCGCTCGCCCAGGAGGATGTCGTCTTTAACGGTTGGTCGATCGAATGTCGCATCAATGCGGAAAATCCGGAGAAAAACTTCATGCCATCGCCCGGGAAGATCGCCATGTACTTGCCGCCAGGCGGACCGGGTGTGCGCGTCGATTCCGCCGCTTACCCGGGCTATATGATTCCGCCGTATTACGACTCCATGATCGCCAAATTGATCGTCCATGCGCCGACACGCGAAGAAGCGATCGCCCGCATGAGACGGGCGCTCGGCGAGTTTGTCATCGAAGGTGTTCATACGACGATTCCGTTTCACATAAAATTAATGGAGCATGAGAAATTTCAAAGTGGCGAGTTTAATACGAAGTTTTTGGAGTTATATGATATTATGAAGGCCGAATAG
- the accB gene encoding acetyl-CoA carboxylase biotin carboxyl carrier protein, translating to MKIQEIRELIRLVDQSSIDEFVYEQGETKVHMKKAAVAAPTVAVQAAPAAPAAAEPAPAASPVQTAAPEAPAPEAEKPAAPEVKQAPAGNLHQITSPMVGTFYAAPAPDKPPYVKPGDQVKKDTVVCIIEAMKLFNEIEAEVDGEIVEVLVQNGQLVEYGQPLFLVKPE from the coding sequence GTGAAAATTCAAGAAATCCGTGAATTGATTCGGTTGGTTGACCAATCCTCGATCGACGAATTTGTATACGAACAAGGCGAAACGAAAGTACATATGAAAAAAGCAGCTGTAGCCGCACCGACGGTAGCCGTACAGGCGGCGCCTGCTGCTCCGGCGGCGGCCGAACCGGCACCAGCGGCCTCACCGGTTCAAACGGCTGCCCCGGAAGCGCCGGCGCCGGAAGCGGAAAAACCGGCCGCTCCCGAAGTCAAACAAGCGCCAGCGGGCAACCTGCACCAAATTACATCGCCGATGGTCGGCACGTTTTACGCCGCTCCGGCGCCGGATAAGCCGCCGTATGTGAAGCCTGGCGATCAAGTGAAAAAAGATACCGTTGTTTGCATTATTGAAGCGATGAAGTTGTTTAACGAAATTGAAGCGGAAGTTGACGGCGAAATTGTCGAGGTGCTCGTGCAAAACGGCCAGCTCGTCGAATACGGCCAGCCGTTATTTTTGGTCAAGCCTGAATAA
- a CDS encoding SpoIIIAH-like family protein: MLKKQTVWLLTMLSLVVVLSVYYVTAPKEMGDSPAFTANEKTDKMKEEPSVAIEEEGGKDSPSTAGETGDDLFMALRMKIEDERSRLRDELNAVVASANATAEQKNEALNKIEQLQALSEKEATLETLIKSKGGYEDVLVRADDDQVRVTIKAKESSAKSANEVIHMVKKEIPDAEYVTVEFQPAG, encoded by the coding sequence ATGTTGAAAAAACAAACCGTATGGCTGTTGACGATGCTAAGCTTAGTGGTCGTGCTGTCGGTCTATTACGTGACAGCGCCGAAAGAGATGGGTGACAGCCCGGCGTTTACCGCCAATGAGAAAACGGACAAAATGAAAGAAGAACCGAGCGTCGCCATCGAAGAGGAGGGGGGAAAAGATAGTCCATCGACAGCCGGTGAAACAGGCGATGATTTGTTTATGGCGCTGCGCATGAAAATTGAGGACGAACGAAGCCGGCTGCGCGATGAACTGAACGCCGTTGTCGCTTCGGCGAACGCGACAGCCGAACAGAAAAATGAGGCGTTGAATAAAATTGAACAGCTGCAAGCGCTGTCTGAAAAGGAAGCAACGTTAGAGACGCTTATTAAATCAAAAGGCGGCTATGAAGATGTGCTCGTGCGCGCTGATGACGACCAAGTGCGCGTGACGATTAAAGCGAAAGAAAGTTCGGCTAAATCAGCAAACGAAGTGATTCATATGGTGAAAAAAGAAATTCCGGACGCCGAATACGTGACGGTTGAGTTTCAGCCGGCCGGATGA
- the spoIIIAG gene encoding stage III sporulation protein AG produces the protein MLQFMKRLFSSPPKEGDGEGARKKMPFSYVVALLLAGVALMAVSHFTGSGDDAAKPSANQPESPSEPAFLSSKETKEKVMAAYEERYEKELKAALEAIEGVDDVTVVVNLDSTELKLFEKKRSTQQQTTEESDKEGGKRTIENKSTNEEVIIIRNGEEETPLVVATKKPDIRGVLVVAKGADNLQIKKWIVEAVTRVLNVPSYRVAVLPKK, from the coding sequence ATGCTCCAGTTTATGAAACGGCTCTTTTCTTCGCCGCCAAAAGAAGGGGACGGGGAGGGAGCCCGAAAAAAAATGCCGTTTTCCTATGTTGTCGCATTGTTGTTAGCCGGCGTTGCCCTTATGGCCGTGAGCCATTTTACAGGCAGCGGGGACGACGCCGCCAAGCCTTCCGCTAATCAGCCGGAATCCCCGTCTGAGCCGGCGTTTTTGTCAAGCAAAGAGACGAAAGAGAAAGTGATGGCCGCCTATGAGGAACGATACGAAAAAGAACTGAAAGCTGCGCTTGAGGCGATCGAGGGGGTGGATGACGTCACTGTCGTCGTCAACCTCGATTCAACGGAGCTGAAATTGTTCGAGAAAAAGCGTTCCACTCAGCAGCAAACAACGGAAGAGAGCGACAAGGAAGGCGGAAAACGGACGATTGAAAACAAGTCAACAAATGAAGAAGTGATCATTATCCGCAACGGCGAAGAAGAAACGCCGCTTGTTGTCGCCACGAAAAAGCCGGACATCCGCGGCGTGCTTGTCGTCGCGAAAGGGGCGGACAATTTGCAAATTAAAAAATGGATTGTCGAGGCCGTGACGCGCGTGTTGAACGTTCCAAGCTACCGCGTCGCTGTGTTGCCGAAAAAATGA
- the spoIIIAF gene encoding stage III sporulation protein AF, producing MQFVIEWVTNIILFLLFAIIIDFLLPSGTMQKYVKMAIGLMLLLVMLGPVLRLASIEPEQLVTLALDRFSDGPTNDEAIKNQIEQQKKEIQASQRAYILEQMAVQMENDANEELMGKYGLKADVKIYADNKESWRMPEDIKTIQVVLSKQQPAGTVEPVIIDTTKPPVSPEGDASLAEEVRAFLAGKWEVDENKIAVQFRGRE from the coding sequence ATGCAGTTTGTCATTGAGTGGGTTACGAACATCATTTTGTTTTTGTTGTTTGCCATCATCATCGACTTTTTGCTGCCGTCCGGGACGATGCAAAAATATGTAAAAATGGCCATTGGACTTATGCTGCTGCTCGTGATGCTCGGGCCGGTGCTCCGGCTTGCCTCGATTGAGCCGGAACAGCTCGTCACTTTGGCGCTCGATCGTTTTTCCGACGGCCCAACCAATGACGAAGCAATAAAAAATCAAATCGAGCAGCAGAAAAAAGAAATACAAGCTTCACAACGCGCATATATTTTAGAACAAATGGCTGTCCAGATGGAAAACGACGCAAACGAGGAGTTGATGGGAAAGTATGGATTAAAGGCTGATGTCAAAATTTACGCCGATAACAAAGAAAGTTGGCGCATGCCGGAAGACATCAAGACGATTCAAGTCGTACTTTCTAAACAACAGCCTGCCGGGACGGTGGAGCCGGTCATCATCGATACGACGAAACCGCCGGTCTCGCCTGAGGGTGATGCCTCACTGGCCGAAGAGGTGCGCGCCTTTCTCGCCGGCAAATGGGAAGTCGATGAAAATAAAATTGCCGTACAATTTAGGGGGAGGGAATAG